From a region of the Bremerella alba genome:
- a CDS encoding tRNA-queuosine alpha-mannosyltransferase domain-containing protein, whose product MNILALEPYFGGSHQAFLDGWITQSQHCWTLLTLPAHHWKWRMRHAAITFAEQVTSLPHTHFDAIFCSDMLNLAVFRGLAPQSIAQLPAVVYFHENQLTYPDNTRAQRDYHYAFDNFQTLLAADQAWFNSAYHRTEFFQQCRAFLKKFPDFTLEGRLDHAFGQTTIASPGLPEIETSQREHNWQCPHIVWAARWEKDKNPESFFRAMYRLKDDGLPFRLSIVGESFRDCPPIFSEAREVLADHIEQWGFLPSHEDYVRLLCTSDIFVSTAEHEFFGISAAEAILAGNLPVLPSRLAYPELVDQQPSLLYDGTTFGLIAHLQKLREDKTFQQAVQQQTALVALKLDRLQWSQLAPVYDERLKSVTDKA is encoded by the coding sequence GATCACGCAAAGCCAACACTGTTGGACCCTTTTAACGCTGCCGGCCCATCACTGGAAATGGCGAATGCGGCACGCTGCGATCACCTTCGCCGAGCAAGTCACAAGCCTTCCGCACACACACTTCGATGCCATCTTCTGCAGCGACATGCTGAACCTGGCCGTCTTTCGTGGTCTCGCCCCGCAGTCGATCGCTCAGCTTCCGGCCGTCGTCTACTTCCACGAAAACCAGCTCACCTATCCGGACAACACCCGAGCGCAGCGAGACTACCACTACGCGTTCGATAACTTCCAAACTCTTCTGGCTGCTGATCAGGCGTGGTTTAACTCGGCTTACCATCGCACCGAGTTCTTCCAGCAGTGCAGGGCGTTTCTGAAGAAGTTTCCCGACTTCACGTTGGAAGGTCGCTTAGATCACGCGTTTGGGCAAACGACTATCGCTTCGCCCGGCTTGCCAGAGATCGAAACTAGCCAGCGAGAGCACAACTGGCAATGTCCGCATATCGTCTGGGCGGCTCGTTGGGAAAAGGACAAGAACCCCGAAAGCTTCTTCCGCGCCATGTACCGCCTGAAGGACGACGGCCTTCCGTTCCGATTGAGCATCGTCGGCGAGTCGTTCCGCGACTGCCCGCCCATCTTTAGCGAGGCCCGCGAAGTCCTGGCAGATCACATCGAGCAGTGGGGCTTTCTCCCCAGTCATGAAGATTACGTCCGCTTGCTGTGCACTAGCGACATCTTCGTGTCGACCGCCGAGCACGAGTTCTTTGGTATCTCCGCAGCCGAGGCGATCCTCGCCGGAAACCTTCCGGTACTCCCAAGCCGTCTGGCATATCCGGAGCTGGTTGACCAGCAGCCGAGCCTACTTTACGACGGCACAACCTTTGGCCTAATCGCTCACCTGCAAAAGCTACGAGAAGACAAAACATTCCAGCAGGCCGTACAGCAACAAACAGCGTTGGTTGCCTTGAAGCTCGACCGACTGCAATGGTCACAACTGGCACCCGTCTACGACGAACGTCTGAAGTCAGTCACCGACAAGGCTTAG